From Bdellovibrio sp. KM01:
TTGCAGGATCAGGTTCGTTTTATATTGGGCAGGGCTTAGGAACAAATTTCTTTCCAGGAAATATTGACGAGTTCGGATTATGGAATGCAACGCTAACGGCAGCTCAGGTATCCGCGATATTCAATAATCAATCCGCAAAATACAGCGGTCGCTTCAGCTCAAGAATCATCGATGCTGGAGGCACCGGTTCAACGAATTATACTTGGTCGAATTTGGCACTGAAAACAACTTTGCCATTTTATAAAGAAGTTCCTCTTTCCAGTGAAGCCTCTGGAAACTATTCTTCGATTGTCGGCAATATGAACACGAACCTGATTGCATTCTGGAGATTCAACGAAGCTTCCTGGAACGGCACAGCCGGCGAAGTCCTGGATATCACTGGCAACAACAATGGAGTGCGCAGCGGAACAGCGACGACATTTGCCGGTGGACGTTTTGGTAACGCCGGACTTTTCTCTGCCGCCAACGATGCCGTAGTTACCTCGGCTGGTAGTACATTTATCGCTTCAGCTGATCACGCACTTACAATCAGCGCTTGGATTTATCCATACTCCATAGGCACAACTGGATCTGGTGCCATCGATAACCGAATCATTTCGATTCATAAAGGTGCCACAGCTGGAAGTACCTTGGCATTCGGCTTAGGCAATACCAATAAGTTAATGCATTATACAAATTCCACGGGAGTCTTCACAAGTTCCACCATAAATGTTTCCACTTCCACATGGACACATGTCGCACTGACATACGATGGCACTTGCTTTCAAATGTATATTAACGGTGTCAGCGGCGGCACTTGTTATACCGCCGGACTCGTTGCGGGTGGTTCATTCGGAACGCGTATTGGTAGCTATTCCAGCTCTGGAAATTCATTTAACGGATTAATTGATGAAATGGGAATCTGGGCTCGCAGCATGTCCCAAGCAGAAATCCAACAGCTCTATCGTCGTGGCGTGAACCGTGTGAAATACCAAGTTCGTACTTGTACTACAAACGATTGTTCCGATCAGGCAGCAGCCACGAATCTTGGCTGGAAAGGTCCTGATAATTCTGCGAGTACTTATTTCTCTGAACTTTATAATACGACCAATAACATATTGGGTGGAACTTTAGCAGCTGGCACACCGACAATGACCTTCAGTAATTTCGGAAGCCTTTCGTTGGGCACAACCAACCGTTACTTCCAATATCGCGCTTTCCTTGAAAGTGACGACAACAACTCCCTTTGTACATATGCTTCGGCTTCAGCGAATTGTTCTCCAGAACTGCAATATGCTGGTACGGGTCCAACTCGTTATGACAGCTCGAGCCCTTCAATCACAGCAACGGGTGCTGCGGTCACATCAGCATTTGAAGTTTTAGATTCTGCCGCATTCACGGAAGTCTTGGGTGGCAACAGTTGTTCTTCCGGGGTGAAATATTCGCTGAGCGCTGATGGTTCAAATTTCTATTATTGGAACCCATCAAATTCTGCATGGGAAGCTTCAACCGGTGTCAGCACAGCCAGTGATGCCACAACGATCGCTGCCCATATTAGTACTTTCTCGAGTGTCGCTGGCACAGGAACATTGCGAGTAAAAACCTACTTACAATCCTCCGGCTCGTCACAATGTGAAATCGACAGCCTGACTATCACAGGCAAAAAATATTAACGATCGCGGCGTACGGATTGGCGAAGTTGGCTTTCAACGTCGCGTTTTTTGATGGACTCACGCTTGTCGTGGGTCTTTTTACCTTTAACCAGAGCGATCTCTAGTTTTGCCCGGCCGTTTTTGAAATAGATTTTCAATGGCACGCAGGAATAACCTTTTTCCGCCAAAGCTCCTGCGATTTCATCAAGCTCTTTACGATTCATCAAAAGCTTACGCAGGCGTTCTGGAACGTGGTTATTGTAGCTGGAGGCTTTGTATTCAGCGATATGCGCATTCTGCAGGAAAGCTTCGTTGCCACGGAAAGTGATATAGGAATCCTTAAGCTGCACGTCTTTCGCGCGCAGGGATTTCACTTCACTTCCCATCAGCATAAGACCCGCTTCGAACGTCTCTACGATCGTGTAATCGAAGCGTGCTTTTTTGTTTTCCTGAATAATCAGAATTTTTTCGCTCATTCTTACTCAAATCCAAACTTGTGATAAAGCTTTACGAACTGCGCGGGACTTAACTCCTCGGCGCGCGCTGTTTCAGGGAATCCCAGTTCCTTGATCCACTCTATCAGTTGTTCTTGAGTTACATTTCTTTGACCCAAAATACCAGCCAAATTTTTCTTCAAAAGCTTGCGTCGCTGGGCAAAGGCCATCTTAACGAAGGTCAGGAAGGATTTGTGGTTTTTAACGTCACTTGTAATGCGGGTGAAACCCAGAACGCGGCTAGCCACCTTTGGAGGTGGAGCAAAGTCCCCAGGGCCGGCTTCGGAAACAATATGTATGTTCCAGAAGGTCTGTGCAATCACACTTAAAAGACCATAATGATCATCACGAGCTGGAGCTTTGATTCTTTGGGCGACTTCTTTTTGGAACATCAACACCATGTGCGCGACACCGTGATTTTCCATCGAACGCTCGATCACGATACTTGATGAAATCTGATACGGCAGGTTGCTGACGAAAACCAGCTTTTTGTCGCTATAGAATTGTTCCCAATCCATACGCAAAGCATCTTGTTCATGAACTGTCAGACCTTTACCGCGCCAATAACCCGCGATCTCGCGATCTAGTTCAATCACTTGCATCGGAACATTCATTTCCAAAAGCAAATCCGTCAAGGCGCCGGGACCAGGTCCCACCTCAACCATTTGCTCCGGTTGAAAGGCTTTCACCTGATCGATGATGCGATTGATGACCGTATCACTGACCAGAAAATTTTGACCAAGAGATTTTTTGGCTTCGATGCCCAGTTGTTCCTGGGCTTTTTTTAAACGTTCGCGGGCGTAACTCATTTGAAATCCGATTGAAGAGCTTGAGGAGAAGGACCCAAATCAATTTGTGAAGATTCACCGCGAGCCATGCGAAGCGCACCGACATAACCGATCATCGCGGCATTATCTGTGCAATATCTCAACGGCGGAACCACCAAGCGCAAACCTTTTTTCGCAGCCCATTCTTCTGCACGGGCACGAAGACGTGAGTTCGCACTCACTCCACCCGTCAGAATCACACGTTTCGCTTTGTAAACTTTGGCGGCGCGATCCAATTTAGCAATAAGCACATCAACAATCGCTTCCTGGAAAGAAGCGCACAGATCCGGCAATTGTGCCTTCACTTGTTCAGGTCCTAATTGCTGAATCATTCTTTGGCCGGAAGATTTCAGACCCGAAAAACTCATATCGAAAGTGTCGTCGTGAATCATGCTGCGAGGAAATTCAAATGCGTGCGGATTACCCTGCTTCGCCATTTGATCGACCTTCACTCCACCTGGGAATCCAAGGCCTGCCATTTTCGCAAACTTATCAAAGCACTCGCCAGCGGCATCGTCCTTGGTTGCACCCAGCACGCGGTATTCACCTAAAGCTGTGATGTGATAAAGACTGGTGTGACCACCACTGATAGCAAGTCCCACATACGGATAATCAAAATCTTCAGGCGGAGCGTACTGCGCATCTTTCAAAAAAGGTGCAAGCAAATGTCCTTCAAGGTGATTTACACCCAGGAACGGAAGATGTTTAGCTTGAGCCAAAGATTTAGCGGTCACCAAACCCACGATCAAAGCACCCACCAATCCCGGGCGATTCGTTACCGAAATACCTTGGATATCCGACCAGTTCATGTTGGCTTTTTTAAAGGCTTCCTCGATCAGAGGAATCAGGGCGATAGAGTGATTGCGAGCTGCGATTTCAGGAACCACGCCGCCGTATGCCTCGTGTTCCAGGTCTTGAGAAGCGGAAACCACAGAATGCACCCAGCCGCTACGATCTACGATCGCAACTGAGGTGTCATCACAACTGGTTTCTATCGCTAATACTCTTTCAATCACTTGGCTCTTATTTTAAACCCTTCAAACGAATCTTAGCACGACGAGCTTCATCTGACTTAGGAAATTTGCTTAAAACCTCATCAAAAAAGGTTTTGGCTTCCTCTTTCATGCCTAATTCCTGAAAGGACACGCCGATTTTGTAGGTTGCATCGGCAAAGTGAGAACCCTTCGGAGATTCATCACGGTATTTTTGGAAACTTAAGATCGCCTGTTTCCAATCTTTTTTATTGAATTGTTCCTGACCGATTTCATAACCGCTCTTTTTTGATCTTTCTGCTTTTTCGGCAGCTTTTTCAGCAGCGGCTTTCTCGGCAGCAGCCGTTGCCGCAGCTTCAGCAGCCTGGCGGCTCGCGTTCATCGCATTTACTTGAGCGTTCAATGCGTAAACTTGCTTTTCCAGATTCGTGAAACCCTCTTGCAACAAATCGATCTTTTTATTCAAAGCTTCGTTTTGCTGTTGAGTGTTTTTAAGTTGTTTTTCAAGGTTGTTGTTTTGCAGGTTGTTTTCAACCACATCAATGCGGCCGTTCATCGCGCGCATCTGCTCTTCCATATCAGAAAAGCGGTTGCCAGCATCGGCTGTCTGACGTTGCATCGTAGATACTTGCTGTTGATAGACTTGGCGTTGTTCATTGTCGCGAACATCATTACGAGTTTGCAGACAGCCGGTCATGACTACAGAAATAGCGGCCAAGGTAACAAGTAACTTCATAGAATATCTCCGGTCTTCTGACGAATCAAACGAGCCGAGTTCTCTGCTTTTTCAGCAGCGAATTTCGCTCTTACAAATTGTTCTTTAGCGCGGGCATAGTCACGGTCATCGTAAAAAATGCGACCTTTGCGGTAGGCTTCTTCAGCCTGATGCCAATATCCTGGCGAGTGGCGGGCAGCTTGAACAGCTCGGGCCGCATCAATAGCGGCCCGGGCAAGTGAATAATCCTCGATAGGGGCAGGGACAGTCTGACAACCAACCATCACCGAAAAAATTAAAACTCCGATGAATAATCTGGCCAAAGTCACTGCAACCCTTTCTTAATTACTGAGCAGGTACGAAGTTAGCGCGGCGGTTTTTGCCCCAAGCTTCTTCAGAGTCACCGTTAGCAACTGGTTTTTCTTTACCGTAAGAGATAGTGCTCAAACGATCCGCTGGGATACCCAAAGAAACCATGTAAGCTTTAACTGCGTTAGCACGACGCTCACCCAAAGCTACGTTGTATTCGATAGTACCACGAGAGTCACAGTGACCTTCGATTTGTACTTTCACGTTACCGTTCTTTTTCATCCAGTCTACGTTTGTAGCGATGTCTTTTTTAGAAGCCGCATCCAAGCTAGATTTGTCGTAACCGAAATGAACAGTTACTAGACCCGCGATTTTGCCAGAGTCAGAACCTGCTGGATCAAAGCTCATTGGCGTTGATTCAATTGCAGTGTTTCCAGTTGGTGAAGTTTGAATGTTTGCATCTGATTGAGCTTGTTTATTTTTACAACCAACTACCATTGCACATGCAACAAGACCTAGAGCCAATT
This genomic window contains:
- the smpB gene encoding SsrA-binding protein SmpB, translated to MSEKILIIQENKKARFDYTIVETFEAGLMLMGSEVKSLRAKDVQLKDSYITFRGNEAFLQNAHIAEYKASSYNNHVPERLRKLLMNRKELDEIAGALAEKGYSCVPLKIYFKNGRAKLEIALVKGKKTHDKRESIKKRDVESQLRQSVRRDR
- the rsmA gene encoding 16S rRNA (adenine(1518)-N(6)/adenine(1519)-N(6))-dimethyltransferase RsmA → MSYARERLKKAQEQLGIEAKKSLGQNFLVSDTVINRIIDQVKAFQPEQMVEVGPGPGALTDLLLEMNVPMQVIELDREIAGYWRGKGLTVHEQDALRMDWEQFYSDKKLVFVSNLPYQISSSIVIERSMENHGVAHMVLMFQKEVAQRIKAPARDDHYGLLSVIAQTFWNIHIVSEAGPGDFAPPPKVASRVLGFTRITSDVKNHKSFLTFVKMAFAQRRKLLKKNLAGILGQRNVTQEQLIEWIKELGFPETARAEELSPAQFVKLYHKFGFE
- the tsaD gene encoding tRNA (adenosine(37)-N6)-threonylcarbamoyltransferase complex transferase subunit TsaD, which produces MIERVLAIETSCDDTSVAIVDRSGWVHSVVSASQDLEHEAYGGVVPEIAARNHSIALIPLIEEAFKKANMNWSDIQGISVTNRPGLVGALIVGLVTAKSLAQAKHLPFLGVNHLEGHLLAPFLKDAQYAPPEDFDYPYVGLAISGGHTSLYHITALGEYRVLGATKDDAAGECFDKFAKMAGLGFPGGVKVDQMAKQGNPHAFEFPRSMIHDDTFDMSFSGLKSSGQRMIQQLGPEQVKAQLPDLCASFQEAIVDVLIAKLDRAAKVYKAKRVILTGGVSANSRLRARAEEWAAKKGLRLVVPPLRYCTDNAAMIGYVGALRMARGESSQIDLGPSPQALQSDFK
- a CDS encoding tol-pal system YbgF family protein gives rise to the protein MKLLVTLAAISVVMTGCLQTRNDVRDNEQRQVYQQQVSTMQRQTADAGNRFSDMEEQMRAMNGRIDVVENNLQNNNLEKQLKNTQQQNEALNKKIDLLQEGFTNLEKQVYALNAQVNAMNASRQAAEAAATAAAEKAAAEKAAEKAERSKKSGYEIGQEQFNKKDWKQAILSFQKYRDESPKGSHFADATYKIGVSFQELGMKEEAKTFFDEVLSKFPKSDEARRAKIRLKGLK
- a CDS encoding DUF4398 domain-containing protein yields the protein MTLARLFIGVLIFSVMVGCQTVPAPIEDYSLARAAIDAARAVQAARHSPGYWHQAEEAYRKGRIFYDDRDYARAKEQFVRAKFAAEKAENSARLIRQKTGDIL
- the pal gene encoding peptidoglycan-associated lipoprotein Pal; translated protein: MVRKLALGLVACAMVVGCKNKQAQSDANIQTSPTGNTAIESTPMSFDPAGSDSGKIAGLVTVHFGYDKSSLDAASKKDIATNVDWMKKNGNVKVQIEGHCDSRGTIEYNVALGERRANAVKAYMVSLGIPADRLSTISYGKEKPVANGDSEEAWGKNRRANFVPAQ